The genomic DNA AAATTGACACAAAAGCTACTCAATATTGTCAACCTGGTTAAATAATTGCAGCTAGATAAAATTAGCAATTGGTCTTTTTATCTTACTATTGAGATGATCTAGCTTCAATCCAGAAACGTAACTGGTGCTAATCACAACGTTCTGTATTTTAATAAAAAACATAGCCAGTTTCACCGTCCAGGATAATATATTTTATGACATTCAAGCAATAAAAGCTGACAAACTCGTTACAGAAATAACATCACCTTGAATTTGGATTCATGCCAGGTGGAAAAATACTTAAACAGGTTGATTGTTAGTTTTACAATTCGAGGTTTATAGTATTTATTCTGTTTTACTGTGAGTGAATGGAATAATTACCATGTTGCTTTTAAATGTTGAATTAATAAAAAGACTAGCATGGTTTTTAGAAATTGAATAGTTCACTGCAAGTAAGTTTAGAAAAAAATTATTGGCCGATTAATTCACTTTTTTGCCTCTAGCTAAGATAATCGTATAATCTTTAACTAAAATTTCCATCAGCAGGATTCTATAAATTAAGTGTATCACAGGATTTTTTTCGGTTAGCATTAGGCTTGAGAAATTAATTGTTTGGAAAGTTACAAAACATTAAATACACAGATAGTTCTTGTGAACATAAATCTATTTCATCTCAAGAAAATATCATAATTTGGCAAGATTTTTTGATGAATTTATAAGATAACTCAGATTGTCAACTAAAGTAGTTATTTATAAAGCAAATCTTAATTTAGTGGATGTAATAGTCTCAACATAATTACCTCAATTTAGACCCTGCAAAACAGTTATCTTGTAATGAAATCTGCATATTTTTACTTGATAAAGCCTCATTTGATAAGACAAATACAGACTTAATCATAGATTTGTGGGTTTTTCAGGTGTAATTTATTTAAAAAAATAGCCGCTTGCTGGTTTTGAGTGCCAAAATAATAATTAATGTCAGGATATTTAGTCCAAACTATAGAGTTGACATAATTGAATGTTTTTGGCAGAATTAAGCTTGAGATTATTGATTTTTTCATGCCATCACATCAACAATTCCTTATATCTGGAAACCAATATTTTTAGTGAGCTTGACTGTATTTGACGCTACTCCACATAATTCAAATTCAAGCTAAAACTAAAGAAAAGTAACAGTAACATCTCTATTGATTTCGCCTTTAATTTTGTTATCAAGAGCGATAGCAGAAAGTAAGAGCTAAAAGGCAAATGGATAATTTAGTGACATTTCTATTACGAGTATCCCTAATTCAGAAAATCATGGGAATAAGAATATGGCAGTAGATAAAGAACGCCAATTATTAAAAACTTCTGCTAAAAAGTGGAAAATTATCTTAGCAGCTTCCATTGCAATAACTGCTGGTTTAGCATCTTTCTACAGTTTTTCCAAATTAAAACAAACATCTTCCTCTTTTGTTTCTTCCTCTCAAGGTTCATCTCCTCAACCCACTCCTGTAAAACTCTCGGTTACTGCTTTAGGACGTTTGCAACCACAAGGTAAAATCACTTATTTATCTGCTCCTAATTCTATTAATGGTGTACGTGTAGAAAAACTATTGGTAGCAGAGGGAGATCAAGTAAAAGCAGGACAAACATTAGCTTATTTAGAAAACTATGATCGTTCTAAAGCTGCAATCAAACAAGCTTTTGATAAATTATTAGTTGCTAAAGCTAAACTCGCACAGGTAAAAGCTGGAGCTAAACCCGGAGATATTAACGCTCAACAAGCAACAATTACCAGATTAAATTCCCAATTAAAAGGTGAAATTGCGGCTCAAACTGCAACAATCAATCGTATTCAAGCAGAATTAGATAATGCTCAAATAGAGAGCAATCGCTATCAAAAATTACTTAAAGATGGTGCTGTTTCTGCTTCCATTGCTGATACCAAAGCACTACAATTAAAAACCACACAACAACAATTAACAGAAGCAAAAGCAACTCTGGAAAGAACTAAAAACACTATCCAAGATCAAGTTAAAGAAGCAAAAGCTAGATTAAATAGCATTAAAGAAGTACGTAGTGTAGACATCCTCCTAGCAGAAAGTGAAGTCAAAAGTGCAGAAACCGCCATTCAACAAGCTAAAGCAGATTACGAATTAACATACATCAAATCCCCCATCAATGCCAGAGTGTTAAAAATTCACGCCAAAAATGGGGAAGTTATCGCTACTTCTGGCTTTGCTGAACTTGGTAATACTACCACCATGAATGTCATTGCAGAAGTCTATCAAACAGATATTCAAAAAGTTCGTGTTGGACAAAAAGCCTTGATCACCAGTGCAGCATTTCCTGGAAAATTACAGGGAATAGTTAAAGAAATAGGCTGGCAAGTTGACAAACAAAGTATCTTTAGTATCAGTCCCAATTCAGATACAGACCGCAGAATTATAGAAGTAAAAATCTCCATTGATAACCCTGTAGATAGTCAAAAAGTCTCTCGTTTCACAAACTTACAAGTAGACGTTGCTATTCAGATGTAGTCATTAATAGGTGAGAGTGAACTAACTAATAACTAATGACTAATAACTAAATATATGAATGTAAAAATTCCTTTAGCATGGCTACAATTAGCACAGCAAAAAGCGCGTTTTATCGTGGCTGTAGCTGGAATTGCCTTTATTGTGTTGCTGATGTTTATACAACTTGGTTTCCAAGATGCTCTCTATTCTAGTGCAACAGCAGTACATCAAAAT from Okeanomitos corallinicola TIOX110 includes the following:
- a CDS encoding ABC exporter membrane fusion protein — its product is MAVDKERQLLKTSAKKWKIILAASIAITAGLASFYSFSKLKQTSSSFVSSSQGSSPQPTPVKLSVTALGRLQPQGKITYLSAPNSINGVRVEKLLVAEGDQVKAGQTLAYLENYDRSKAAIKQAFDKLLVAKAKLAQVKAGAKPGDINAQQATITRLNSQLKGEIAAQTATINRIQAELDNAQIESNRYQKLLKDGAVSASIADTKALQLKTTQQQLTEAKATLERTKNTIQDQVKEAKARLNSIKEVRSVDILLAESEVKSAETAIQQAKADYELTYIKSPINARVLKIHAKNGEVIATSGFAELGNTTTMNVIAEVYQTDIQKVRVGQKALITSAAFPGKLQGIVKEIGWQVDKQSIFSISPNSDTDRRIIEVKISIDNPVDSQKVSRFTNLQVDVAIQM